From Acinetobacter sp. ASP199, the proteins below share one genomic window:
- the ycaC gene encoding isochorismate family cysteine hydrolase YcaC: MGKPYVRLDKDNAAVLLVDHQTGLLSLVRDIDPDKFKNNVLALAAAAKYFNLPTILTTSFEQGPNGPLVPELKEMFPDAPYIARPGQINAWDNEDFVQAVKATGKKQLIIAGVVTEVCVAFPTLSALAEDFDVFVVTDASGTFNHLTRDSAWDRMSQAGAQLMTWFGTACELHRDWRNDVEGLGALFGNHIPDYRNLINSYVQNTTQK, from the coding sequence ATGGGAAAACCTTACGTTCGTCTAGACAAAGATAATGCTGCTGTACTGTTGGTTGACCACCAAACCGGTTTATTGTCATTAGTACGCGATATTGATCCAGATAAATTTAAAAACAACGTACTCGCTTTGGCTGCTGCAGCAAAATATTTTAATTTACCGACCATTTTGACCACCAGTTTTGAACAAGGTCCAAATGGCCCATTGGTGCCAGAGTTAAAAGAAATGTTCCCTGATGCACCTTATATTGCCCGTCCTGGTCAAATCAATGCATGGGACAATGAAGACTTTGTTCAAGCAGTTAAAGCAACAGGCAAAAAGCAATTAATCATTGCAGGTGTGGTGACTGAAGTCTGTGTTGCCTTCCCGACGCTGTCTGCATTGGCAGAAGATTTTGACGTATTTGTCGTCACGGATGCATCGGGTACGTTTAACCATTTAACACGCGATTCTGCATGGGATCGTATGTCTCAAGCAGGCGCACAATTGATGACTTGGTTCGGTACTGCATGTGAATTACATCGTGATTGGCGCAATGATGTTGAAGGTCTAGGTGCTTTATTTGGTAACCATATTCCAGACTACCGCAACCTGATCAACAGCTACGTGCAAAACACCACGCAAAAATAA
- a CDS encoding FAD-dependent oxidoreductase, whose translation MIGLDIAVIGSGMAGLATARILQDAGHHITIFEAQQGRGMDSHSLEFEGGLVDAPLRVMNPYLWKNTLSLATHLGIKTYPVRTYMACSWLFEDRTETWLTTSRSRIGNFPIINNRKGLQQYGWRLVKGLLQLKTALNKFFKSKNQDISLAEFINRNDIEEVFWHGAVMPVLYTICTCNPKTIGEWPAKPLLIFLRQLTDGDALLRMQGGTPALVDKLIEGIDIVSGAATTLVQQQGDQVRVENAAGYSKLFDRVIVATPTNKIEEFLDKDQFATDIELLKKFQFEQGQLVIHTDTSVMPPKRKDWAVLSYMMDRKFTRQQFTVWLNAIEPTLVGKSPVFQTWRPVTDIDPKKVISSVTLTRAVVDAHTVALNKELQQRHLDQDRKVFYCGSWSCDGLPILESAVTSAMKIAEIFGAPLPFEGLKPNIEVAPQLGY comes from the coding sequence ATGATCGGTTTGGATATCGCAGTAATTGGTAGTGGCATGGCCGGACTGGCTACAGCCAGAATTCTTCAGGATGCAGGACATCACATCACTATTTTTGAAGCGCAGCAAGGGCGCGGCATGGACAGTCACAGCCTCGAGTTTGAAGGTGGACTGGTAGATGCCCCTTTGCGTGTGATGAATCCGTACTTGTGGAAAAATACGCTAAGTCTTGCGACTCATCTTGGTATCAAGACCTATCCGGTACGCACTTATATGGCGTGCAGCTGGTTATTTGAGGACCGGACTGAAACCTGGCTGACAACTTCACGCAGCCGGATTGGTAATTTCCCGATTATTAATAACCGTAAAGGCCTTCAGCAATATGGCTGGCGTCTGGTGAAAGGCTTATTACAACTGAAAACAGCCTTAAATAAATTCTTTAAATCTAAAAATCAGGATATCAGCCTGGCAGAATTTATTAATCGCAATGATATCGAAGAAGTATTCTGGCATGGTGCGGTGATGCCGGTGCTGTATACCATCTGTACCTGTAACCCAAAAACCATTGGCGAATGGCCTGCGAAACCATTGTTGATTTTCCTGCGTCAGCTGACGGATGGTGATGCATTATTGCGTATGCAGGGCGGTACACCAGCCTTGGTGGATAAACTGATTGAAGGCATCGACATAGTCAGTGGTGCAGCAACCACGCTGGTACAACAGCAGGGTGATCAGGTTCGTGTAGAAAATGCGGCAGGTTATTCCAAGTTATTTGACCGTGTCATCGTTGCAACACCAACCAACAAGATCGAAGAATTCCTCGATAAAGACCAGTTTGCAACAGATATTGAATTATTGAAAAAATTCCAGTTTGAGCAGGGTCAATTGGTGATTCACACTGATACCAGCGTGATGCCGCCGAAACGTAAAGACTGGGCGGTACTGAGCTATATGATGGACCGTAAGTTTACCCGTCAGCAGTTCACGGTTTGGCTTAATGCGATTGAGCCAACACTGGTTGGCAAGTCACCCGTGTTCCAGACCTGGCGTCCGGTTACGGATATCGATCCGAAGAAAGTCATTTCTTCTGTGACACTGACCCGTGCAGTTGTTGATGCGCATACTGTGGCCTTGAACAAGGAATTGCAGCAACGTCATCTGGATCAGGACCGTAAAGTATTCTACTGTGGTTCATGGTCATGCGACGGTTTACCAATTCTGGAATCTGCAGTCACTTCAGCAATGAAGATTGCAGAAATCTTTGGTGCACCATTGCCATTTGAAGGCTTAAAACCGAATATTGAGGTTGCACCACAACTCGGTTATTAA
- a CDS encoding class I SAM-dependent methyltransferase, with amino-acid sequence MKLFQAFRQRLPEHKYAINAALLGDTSLLSWSNLGYWQTGQQDYVAACQALADHLAETIHLNSKDKLLDLGCGQGASLLHWQQHYQVQYLAGVELQKVCVAKIQQHLPELNAIYHASFLRLKDIHFPHRFDAVLCLDAAYHNSVPALLEQLISVLNSNARIGFHHLVLSERWKTLNSFQKRKYQFLLKSADINLSNLMTVGALYECLDQFEFTDIQVKDLSEQVFAGFARYVQQDLNSKKLTQSVKASRLDEFKIQMTAKLCRKLFEEGVVRYVQISARAKH; translated from the coding sequence ATGAAACTGTTCCAGGCCTTTCGACAGCGTCTACCAGAGCATAAATATGCCATCAATGCGGCATTGCTTGGAGATACTTCGTTATTGTCCTGGAGCAATCTCGGTTACTGGCAGACAGGGCAGCAAGACTATGTTGCTGCCTGTCAGGCTTTAGCTGATCATCTGGCTGAAACCATCCATTTAAATTCAAAAGATAAATTACTGGATCTTGGCTGCGGTCAGGGTGCCAGTCTGCTGCATTGGCAACAGCATTATCAGGTGCAATACCTGGCAGGCGTAGAGTTACAGAAAGTCTGTGTCGCCAAGATCCAGCAGCATTTACCCGAACTGAATGCAATTTATCATGCGTCTTTTCTTCGATTAAAAGATATCCATTTCCCACATAGATTTGACGCTGTGCTGTGTCTGGATGCTGCTTATCATAATAGCGTACCCGCCTTGCTGGAACAGCTGATCTCAGTTTTGAATTCAAATGCGCGAATCGGTTTTCATCATCTGGTTTTGTCTGAGCGCTGGAAAACTTTAAATTCATTTCAAAAGCGTAAATACCAGTTTTTGCTGAAATCAGCAGACATCAATTTAAGTAATTTGATGACGGTAGGTGCATTATATGAATGTCTGGATCAATTTGAATTCACAGATATCCAGGTTAAAGATCTGTCAGAACAAGTATTTGCCGGTTTTGCCAGATATGTGCAGCAGGATTTAAATTCAAAAAAACTGACTCAGTCTGTGAAGGCATCCAGACTAGATGAATTTAAAATTCAGATGACTGCAAAACTATGCCGAAAGCTTTTTGAAGAAGGTGTGGTGCGTTATGTGCAGATTAGCGCGAGGGCGAAGCACTAG
- a CDS encoding pirin family protein, with protein MKKVIGVYRNQNMHWVGDGFPVKNLFSYDRLGQVISPFLLLDYAAPYHFDPTSVQHGVGSHPHRGFETVTLAYQGEVTHQDSSGGGGTIQAGDVQWMTAGSGVVHEEFHSHQFAEQGGLFEMVQLWVNLPAKDKMTTPRYQALTAAEIPRIEMDEGAGHLRIIAGEFGGHVGPAETFSAINVWDGQLKTGYETTLYVPAGHNALLVVLNGELIVNGSQKVLDSSIVIFARDGDPAIQLQAYQDSKFVVLTGEALNEPIQGYGPFVMNTKEEIVQAFQDFNHGKFGEIPVTAE; from the coding sequence ATGAAAAAAGTGATTGGTGTTTATCGTAATCAAAACATGCATTGGGTCGGTGATGGTTTCCCGGTCAAAAACCTGTTTTCTTATGACCGTCTGGGTCAGGTGATTAGTCCGTTCCTGTTGCTGGACTATGCTGCACCGTATCATTTTGATCCAACCAGCGTGCAGCATGGCGTGGGTTCGCACCCACACCGTGGTTTTGAGACCGTGACTTTGGCGTATCAGGGCGAAGTGACTCATCAGGATTCTAGTGGTGGTGGCGGTACCATTCAAGCAGGCGATGTGCAATGGATGACAGCAGGTTCAGGTGTGGTACACGAAGAGTTTCATTCTCATCAGTTTGCTGAGCAAGGTGGTCTGTTTGAAATGGTTCAGCTTTGGGTCAATTTGCCAGCCAAAGACAAAATGACCACACCACGCTATCAAGCCTTAACGGCTGCTGAAATTCCTCGTATTGAGATGGATGAAGGTGCAGGGCATTTGCGTATCATTGCAGGTGAATTTGGTGGTCATGTTGGGCCAGCAGAAACCTTCAGTGCGATTAATGTCTGGGATGGTCAGTTGAAAACAGGCTATGAAACCACGCTGTATGTACCTGCGGGTCATAATGCACTGCTGGTGGTACTGAATGGCGAATTAATCGTAAATGGAAGCCAGAAAGTTCTGGACAGTTCAATTGTGATATTTGCCCGGGATGGCGATCCTGCAATACAGTTGCAGGCTTATCAGGACAGTAAATTTGTAGTCTTGACTGGTGAAGCATTGAATGAACCCATTCAAGGTTATGGTCCATTTGTGATGAATACCAAGGAAGAAATTGTCCAGGCCTTCCAGGATTTTAATCATGGTAAATTTGGTGAAATTCCGGTCACTGCTGAATAA
- a CDS encoding LysR substrate-binding domain-containing protein, whose translation MHSFDDYYYFYLVVKHGGFSAASEASSITKSKLSRRILELESQYNVTLIQRSTRHFKVTPLGQELFDECTKIIQQVECAHNVLLKQKSEPQGMIKISCPSVMMRYQIRGLLNAFLQQYPKVQVEMELTSRRVDVLHDDIDLAIRTNFASNEDSSIVVRDVVKTTHCLVASPQLLQGRMLQSPIEIHEFPTIVLGTQKTHYQWHLHHIESQEDIIIPLQPRIKSNDLAGVYYSALDGLGIADLPYLTVEKDLKMGRLVHVLPEWCSNIGTLQLVYASRKGQRLVMEKLIEHLVEGLRAAAEGHKGYTI comes from the coding sequence GTGCACTCTTTTGATGACTATTATTATTTTTATCTTGTGGTCAAACATGGCGGCTTTAGTGCAGCCAGTGAAGCCTCAAGTATCACCAAGTCAAAATTGAGCCGTCGTATTTTAGAGCTTGAGTCACAATATAATGTCACTTTAATTCAACGCTCTACACGCCATTTTAAAGTCACTCCACTGGGTCAAGAACTCTTTGATGAGTGCACAAAAATCATTCAGCAAGTCGAATGTGCTCATAATGTGTTATTGAAACAAAAAAGTGAACCGCAAGGCATGATTAAAATCAGTTGCCCATCGGTCATGATGCGTTATCAAATTCGCGGCTTACTCAATGCATTTTTACAACAATATCCCAAAGTACAGGTCGAAATGGAGCTGACCAGTCGCCGTGTCGATGTATTGCATGATGATATTGATTTAGCCATTCGTACGAATTTTGCAAGCAATGAAGACTCGAGTATTGTGGTGCGTGATGTGGTCAAAACCACACATTGTTTGGTGGCCAGTCCGCAATTATTGCAAGGACGGATGCTGCAATCACCAATTGAAATCCATGAATTCCCGACCATTGTATTGGGTACACAAAAAACCCACTATCAATGGCATCTGCACCATATTGAAAGCCAAGAAGACATCATCATTCCGCTACAACCGCGAATTAAAAGCAATGATTTAGCAGGCGTCTATTATTCTGCCCTGGATGGTCTTGGCATTGCTGATCTGCCCTATTTAACTGTAGAAAAAGATCTAAAAATGGGACGATTGGTTCATGTCTTGCCTGAATGGTGCTCCAATATTGGTACCCTACAACTGGTTTATGCCTCACGTAAAGGTCAACGTCTGGTCATGGAAAAACTGATCGAGCATCTGGTGGAAGGTCTGCGTGCCGCAGCAGAAGGCCACAAGGGATATACCATTTAA